One part of the bacterium genome encodes these proteins:
- a CDS encoding ATP-binding cassette domain-containing protein, which produces MMFELDRLELGYAGRTLLRPQSRRLEPGRLLLRGASGCGKTTLLRVLAGLGRPRAGGLSWRGAPLQAGGLAAHRRRVHLVSQQPLLPGDDLEEALALGLTLRGLPTPPRSRLREELAALGLALDLDAPPAVLSGGEAMRATVLRGLLMPVDLLLLDEPTAGLDEAAARLLLDRLAAPGVPPLIVASHDPRWLAFCHRRVELRGEALHDA; this is translated from the coding sequence ATGATGTTCGAATTGGACCGCCTCGAGCTGGGCTACGCCGGCCGCACCCTCCTCCGTCCGCAGAGCCGGCGCCTGGAGCCGGGCCGGCTGCTGCTGCGCGGCGCCTCGGGCTGCGGCAAGACCACCCTGCTGCGTGTCCTGGCCGGACTGGGCCGGCCGCGGGCGGGCGGCCTCTCCTGGCGGGGCGCGCCCCTGCAGGCCGGCGGCCTGGCCGCCCATCGCCGCCGCGTGCACCTGGTCTCCCAGCAGCCGCTCTTGCCGGGGGACGACCTGGAGGAGGCCCTTGCGCTGGGCCTGACCTTGCGCGGCCTGCCCACGCCGCCCCGATCACGGCTGCGGGAGGAACTGGCCGCCCTGGGGCTTGCCCTGGACCTTGACGCCCCGCCCGCGGTCCTGTCCGGCGGCGAGGCCATGCGCGCCACTGTGCTGCGCGGCCTGCTCATGCCCGTGGACCTGCTGCTCCTGGACGAGCCGACGGCGGGTCTGGACGAGGCGGCGGCCCGCCTGTTGCTGGACCGCCTGGCGGCGCCCGGCGTGCCGCCCTTGATCGTGGCCAGCCACGATCCCCGCTGGCTCGCCTTCTGCCACCGCCGCGTCGAGCTGCGCGGGGAGGCGCTCCATGACGCCTGA